A stretch of Arachis hypogaea cultivar Tifrunner chromosome 15, arahy.Tifrunner.gnm2.J5K5, whole genome shotgun sequence DNA encodes these proteins:
- the LOC112749551 gene encoding uncharacterized protein has protein sequence MASSSPSSPSSPSVPTDQHTDQQDQQQPPPPPPHPQPQQEQVKECTHRTKTIQFLGRTTPIILQNDNGPCPLLAICNVLLLRNNINLSPDISEVSQEKLLSLVAERLIDSNSNVNNKDAGYVENQQQNIADAIDLLPRLATGIDVNIKFRRIDDFEFTPECAIFDLLDIPLYHGWIVDPQDSDTANAIGLKSYNALMGELVSLETLNMEVQHKTNPEEDGVDFVAATTAALGVPSPSLSKTRSFDDPPNSVSDQLPRKGDIEEEAELLRALKLSEADSKVSTSDPVVGHINEEPISVSMDENIVLDCGDKLEKSTGAVNSNFHELEPSISDGFSAAGKDRNEQTSSMSTQVETANSSLKPDTINELHQSASAGAKESFAQNDVIEKNSVDVLVQNENAAVISSEKYSGGGVEVHDESTFKTMGHEVADESQEPDATGLSYVSSNHMDTDSSSVRYNQTDASEVLTSSVDGSEPIYEGEECVLDTRTGNFEDHEPVYEGEVVLAEQADKSTLLAPDVRAKDEITPQQGELIKSFMRNTASQLTFYGLFCLQDGLKERELCVFFRNNHFSTMFKFEGELYLLATDQGYINQPDLVWEKLNEVNGDTIFMTSNFKEFKVESHENNTWDESNVMTSTADYLASIDSAAQAGLDINSDLQLAIALQQQEFEQQPPRHNTQQSSVTGGSRLITGPQVARNTGRHPSSSGSTTPKADGKAKDKCTVM, from the exons ATGGCATCGTCATCGccttcttccccttcttccccTTCTGTCCCTACCGACCAACACACCGATCAGCAGGACCAACAACAGCCGCCGCCGCCTCCGCCGCACCCTCAGCCGCAGCAGGAGCAAGTGAAAGAGTGCACACACAGAACAAAGACGATCCAGTTTCTTGGACGCACAACGCCAATCATCCTCCAAAATGACAATGGCCCCTGCCCTCTCCTCGCTATCT GTAATGTTCTTCTGCTAAGAAACAACATAAATTTGAGTCCAGATATTTCTGAAGTCTCACAGGAGAAATTGTTGTCATTGGTTGCAGAGCGATTAATTGATTCCAATAGTAATGTGAAT AACAAAGACGCAGGGTATGTCGAAAACCAACAACAAAACATCGCTGATGCAATTGATTTGCTCCCTAGGCTTGCTACGGGCATTGATGTGAATATAAAATTTAGGAG AATAGATGATTTTGAGTTCACCCCAGAGTGTGCCATATTTGATCTGCTGGACATCCCTCTGTATCATGGCTGGATAGTTGATCCTCAG GATTCTGATACTGCAAATGCAATAGGATTGAAATCCTATAATGCTCTTATGGGAGAACTTGTTTCTCTTGAAACATTAAACATGGAAGTTCAACATAAAACTAATCCAGAAGAAGATGGTGTCGATTTTGTTGCTGCAACAACTGCTGCTCTTGGAGTTCCTTCTCCCAGTTTATCAAAAACCAGATCTTTTGACGATCCTCCCAATTCTGTTTCTGATCAGTTACCAAGAAAAGGCGACATTGAAGAAGAGGCAGAATTGTTAAGAGCTTTGAAGCTGTCTGAGGCTGATTCTAAAGTTTCAACAAGCGATCCTGTTGTAGGTCATATAAATGAAGAACCAATTTCTGTCAGTATGGATGAGAATATAGTTTTGGATTGTGGAGATAAGTTAGAAAAGAGCACTGGTGCTGTAAACAGCAACTTCCATGAGCTAGAACCTTCCATATCTGATGGTTTCTCTGCTGCTGGCAAGGACAGAAATGAACAAACATCTTCTATGTCAACTCAGGTAGAAACAGCTAACTCATCTTTAAAGCCAGATACCATTAATGAACTTCATCAGTCAGCTTCAGCGGGAGCTAAAGAGTCTTTTGCCCAGAATGATGTGATTGAGAAGAACAGTGTTGATGTGTTGGTTCAAAATGAGAATGCAGCTGTTATTTCTTCTGAAAAGTATTCCGGAGGGGGTGTAGAAGTTCATGACGAATCCACTTTTAAGACTATGGGTCATGAAGTTGCAGATGAATCTCAAGAACCTGATGCAACAGGATTATCATATGTATCCTCTAACCATATGGATACAGATTCGTCTAGTGTCAGATATAATCAAACTGATGCTTCTGAAGTATTGACTTCAAGTGTTGATGGGAGTGAACCCATATATGAAGGAGAGGAATGTGTATTGGATACAAGAACTGGAAATTTTGAGGATCATGAACCTGTATATGAAGGTGAGGTGGTTCTTGCGGAACAGGCTGACAAAAGCACGTTGCTTGCGCCTGATGTAAGAGCTAAGGATGAAATTACTCCACAACAAG GAGAACTGATCAAGAGTTTCATGAGGAATACTGCCAGCCAATTGACATTTTATGG CCTTTTCTGTTTACAAGATGGTCTCAAAGAACGGGAATTATGTGTTTTTTTCCGAAACAATCATTTCAGCACCATGTTTAAG TTTGAAGGTGAGCTGTATCTTCTAGCTACAGACCAAGGTTACATAAATCAACCTGATCTGGTGTGGGAAAAATTGAACGAG GTCAATGGTGATACCATATTTATGACCAGCAACTTTAAGGAATTCAAGGTAGAAAGCCATGAAAATAACACTTGGGATGAGAGTAATGTCATGACCAGCACTGCT GACTATCTTGCCAGTATAGATAGTGCTGCACAGGCGGGCTTGGATATCAA TTCTGATCTGCAATTAGCAATAGCCTTGCAACAACAGGAGTTTGAGCAGCAGCCTCCACGTCATAATACTCAACAATCATCAGTCACTGGTGGCTCCAGACTGATCACAGGTCCACAG GTGGCAAGAAACACGGGGAGGCATCCATCGTCTTCTGGATCTACAACACCCAAAGCAGATGGAAAAGCCAAAGATAAATGTACAGTGATGTGA
- the LOC112749554 gene encoding protein STAY-GREEN, chloroplastic translates to MGTLTATVPVLPSKLSPSISPHRISIFPHRRRFSKNNQALVPVARLFGPAIFEASKLKVLFLGVEEDKHPGNLPRTYTLTHSDVTAKLTLAISQTINNSQLQGWYNKLQRDEVVAQWKKVKGKMSLHVHCHISGGHFLLDMFARLRYFIFCKELPVVLKAFVHGDGNLFNSYPELQDALVWVYFHSNIPEFNKVQCWGPLKEASAPSIGSPSKGEEDHHRQDEGVAIPQPCQQDCECCFPPLTLSSIPWPQEVPNLGHQYQPYDYRAENGTQQSHNL, encoded by the exons ATGGGTACTCTAACTGCCACAGTTCCTGTGCTCCCTTCCAAGCTTTCCCCTTCTATTTCACCCCATCGGATCTCGATTTTTCCTCACAGGAGGAGATTCAGCAAGAACAACCAAGCTCTTGTGCCA GTTGCAAGGTTGTTCGGGCCAGCGATCTTCGAGGCTTCGAAGCtcaaggtattgttcttgggagTGGAGGAAGATAAACATCCGGGGAACCTTCCAAGGACATATACCCTAACCCACAGCGATGTCACTGCCAAACTCACTCTCGCTATCTCTCAGACCATCAATAATTCCCAG CTGCAGGGGTGGTACAACAAATTGCAAAGGGATGAAGTGGTGGCACAGTGGAAGAAGGTGAAGGGAAAGATGTCCCTCCACGTTCACTGCCACATTAGTGGAGGTCATTTTCTCTTGGATATGTTTGCTAGGCTAAGATACTTCATCTTCTGCAAAGAGCTTCCAGTG GTGTTGAAGGCATTTGTTCACGGGGATGGCAATTTATTCAACAGCTACCCGGAGCTACAAGACGCTTTGGTTTGGGTATATTTCCATTCAAACATTCCGGAGTTCAACAAGGTGCAGTGTTGGGGTCCACTGAAGGAGGCATCCGCACCATCAATTGGGTCCCCTTCCAAGGGGGAGGAGGACCACCACCGTCAAGATGAGGGGGTGGCAATACCACAGCCATGCCAACAAGACTGTGAGTGTTGCTTTCCACCTTTGACGCTCAGCTCAATCCCGTGGCCTCAAGAGGTTCCCAATCTCGGTCACCAATATCAACCTTATGATTATCGTGCTGAGAATGGGACCCAACAATCCCACAACTTGTAA
- the LOC112749553 gene encoding B-type cell cycle switch protein ccs52A has product MDHSNTVPPSPSSSSSPSSSFSSHRVERMINSNHYKSPSRTICSDRFIPYRSASKFSLFDIPATDNTSTPYSSLLRTALFGPDAPLTPDKTSHNIFRYKTETRQSMHSLSPFIHNDDVVSTVNHTPVKPPRKIPRSPYKVLDAPALQDDFYLNLVDWSSLNVLAVGLGNCVYLWNACSSKVTKLCDLGNDDCVCSVGWAQRGTLLAVGTNSGQVQIWDASQCKMIRTMEGHRLRVGALAWSSSLLSSGGKDKNIYQRDIRAQDDFVSKLSGHKSEVCGLKWSYDNRELASGGNDNRLLVWNQHSTQPVLKYCEHTAAVKAIAWSPHVHGLLASGGGTADRCIRFWNTTTNSHLSCMDTGSQVCNLAWSKNVNELVSTHGYSQNQIIVWRYPTMSKLATLTGHTYRVLYLAISPDGQTIVTGAGDETLRFWNVFPSLKSQNTESEIGALSFGRTIIR; this is encoded by the exons ATGGACCATTCGAATACTGTTCCTccttctccatcttcttcttcttctccttcttcttctttttcctctcatcGCGTGGAGCGAATGATAAACTCGAACCACTACAAGTCCCCTTCGAGAACAATCTGCTCCGACAGGTTCATACCGTACAGATCCGCCTCCAAATTCTCCCTATTTGACATTCCCGCCACCGATAATACCTCCACCCCTTACTCCTCCCTCCTCCGCACGGCGCTATTCGGACCCGATGCACCGCTCACGCCCGATAAGACCAGCCACAACATTTTTCGTTACAAGACGGAGACTCGCCAGTCCATgcactctctctcccccttcatCCACAATGACGACGTAGTTTCCACTGTTAATCATACCCCTGTTAAGCCTCCCAGGAAAATTCCCCGTTCACCATACAAG GTTCTGGATGCGCCTGCGTTGCAAGATGATTTTTATTTGAACCTCGTGGATTGGTCTTCGCTCAATGTTTTGGCTGTTGGTCTTGGTAACTGCGTTTATTTGTGGAATGCTTGTAGCAGCAAG GTAACTAAATTGTGTGACTTGGGGAATGATGATTGCGTTTGTTCTGTTGGTTGGGCTCAGCGCGGTACACTCCTTGCTGTTGGAACTAATAGTGGTCAAGTTCAG ATTTGGGATGCATCTCAATGCAAGATGATAAGAACTATGGAAGGTCATCGTTTACGAGTTGGGGCCTTGGCCTGGAGTTCATCTCTTTTATCTTCTGGTGGCAaggataaaaatatttatcaaagaGATATACGTGCACAAGATGATTTTGTCAGTAAACTGTCCGGGCACAAGTCAGAG GTTTGTGGACTGAAGTGGTCTTATGATAACCGTGAGTTAGCATCTGGAGGAAATGATAACAGA TTGCTTGTTTGGAATCAACACTCAACTCAACCCGTCCTGAAGTACTGTGAACACACGGCAGCTGTTAAAGCAATAGCGTGGTCTCCTCATGTTCACGGACTCCTTGCATCTGGAGGAGGAACTGCAGATCGATGTATTCGTTTCTGGAATACAACCACAAACTCACACTTAAGCTGTATGGACACTGGAAGTCAG GTTTGCAATCTTGCCTGGTCTAAGAATGTTAATGAACTGGTAAGCACACATGGCTACTCCCAGAACCAGATAATAGTTTGGAGATACCCCACCATGTCTAAG CTCGCAACTCTTACAGGCCATACTTATAGAGTTCTGTATCTTGCCATCTCTCCAGATGGGCAG ACTATTGTCACTGGTGCTGGAGATGAAACACTTAGGTTTTGGAACGTATTCCCTTCCTTAAAATCACAG AATACTGAGAGTGAAATTGGAGCATTATCTTTTGGGAGAACAATTATTAGGTGA